A DNA window from Halomicrobium mukohataei DSM 12286 contains the following coding sequences:
- a CDS encoding long-chain fatty acid--CoA ligase, which produces MPGGSDMTLHQFLWRAENVFGDQEIVSRTHEGIHRYTFADYGDRVRKLASVLDRRGYGEGDRIATFAWNNHWHHELYFGVPCQGAQLHMINILLPDSHVQHLVDDAEDAVLVVDPTMLDALEAAYDEAAFDSVELFVVMGDTVPETDLEPVTDYESFIADGDPDYEFPDVSEDQPAGMCYTSGTTGMPKGVEYTHKMYWGHTMGLLTGELGLTARDTAMTVVPMFHVSGWGRPFATLASGAKQVLPGPNPEPEDLARLVESEGVTQSAAVPTVWRGLLQYASEADPDLDSLEYVLSGGSATPKGLIERYREDLGIELVSGYGMTETTPITHLAETIPSNVDADGDERTATRAHAGLPLPGVQLKVVDEDGAEVPWDGESLGELLMKGPWVTTEYFNAPDKTERSITEDGWLKTGDIARVTENGYTDVVDRLDDLVKSGGEWISSVELENRLMGHEAVAEAAVIPVEHPTWDERPAAFVVVEDDATADDDLRETLRSFVAEEYPSWWVPDTIEFIPAVPKGATGKFSKIDLEDQYVDDELRARVREQAPGQR; this is translated from the coding sequence ATGCCAGGCGGCAGCGATATGACCCTGCATCAGTTCCTGTGGCGCGCGGAAAACGTCTTCGGCGACCAGGAGATCGTCTCTCGGACCCACGAAGGAATCCACCGCTACACGTTCGCGGACTATGGGGACCGCGTGCGAAAGCTCGCGAGCGTCCTCGACCGGCGTGGCTACGGCGAGGGCGACCGGATCGCCACCTTCGCGTGGAACAACCACTGGCACCACGAGCTGTACTTCGGCGTGCCCTGTCAGGGCGCACAGCTACACATGATCAACATCCTCCTGCCGGACTCACACGTCCAGCACCTCGTCGACGACGCCGAGGACGCGGTGCTGGTCGTCGACCCGACGATGCTCGACGCCCTCGAAGCGGCCTACGACGAGGCGGCCTTCGACAGCGTCGAGCTGTTCGTCGTCATGGGCGACACCGTCCCCGAGACCGACCTGGAGCCGGTCACCGACTACGAGTCGTTCATCGCCGACGGCGACCCCGACTACGAGTTCCCCGACGTGAGCGAGGACCAGCCGGCCGGGATGTGCTACACCTCCGGGACGACGGGGATGCCCAAGGGCGTCGAGTACACCCACAAGATGTACTGGGGGCACACGATGGGGCTGCTCACCGGCGAGCTGGGCCTCACCGCTCGCGATACCGCGATGACCGTGGTGCCGATGTTCCACGTCTCGGGGTGGGGTCGCCCGTTCGCGACGCTGGCCTCCGGTGCCAAGCAGGTCCTCCCGGGACCGAACCCCGAGCCCGAAGACCTCGCCCGGCTCGTCGAATCCGAGGGCGTGACCCAGAGCGCGGCGGTCCCGACCGTGTGGCGCGGGCTGCTCCAGTACGCTTCCGAGGCCGATCCGGACCTCGATTCCCTGGAGTACGTCCTCTCGGGTGGGTCGGCGACGCCCAAGGGCCTCATCGAACGCTACCGCGAGGATCTGGGCATCGAGCTGGTCTCGGGCTACGGGATGACCGAGACGACGCCGATCACGCACCTCGCCGAGACGATTCCAAGCAACGTCGACGCGGACGGCGACGAGCGGACGGCGACGCGTGCCCACGCGGGGCTACCGCTGCCCGGCGTCCAGCTGAAAGTCGTCGACGAGGACGGCGCGGAGGTCCCGTGGGACGGCGAGTCGCTGGGCGAACTCCTGATGAAGGGGCCGTGGGTCACCACCGAGTACTTCAACGCCCCCGACAAGACCGAGCGGTCGATCACCGAGGACGGGTGGCTCAAGACCGGCGACATCGCACGGGTCACCGAGAACGGGTACACCGACGTGGTCGACCGCCTCGACGACCTCGTCAAGAGCGGCGGGGAGTGGATCTCCAGCGTCGAGCTGGAGAACCGTCTGATGGGTCACGAAGCGGTCGCGGAGGCGGCAGTGATCCCCGTCGAGCATCCCACCTGGGACGAGCGCCCCGCCGCGTTCGTCGTCGTCGAGGACGACGCCACGGCCGACGACGACCTGCGCGAGACGCTTCGCTCGTTCGTCGCCGAGGAGTATCCCTCGTGGTGGGTACCGGACACCATCGAGTTCATTCCGGCGGTCCCGAAAGGCGCGACGGGGAAGTTCTCGAAGATCGACCTGGAGGACCAGTACGTCGACGACGAACTCAGAGCACGGGTCCGCGAGCAAGCCCCCGGACAGCGGTAG